The Metallosphaera hakonensis JCM 8857 = DSM 7519 genome includes the window TCTCTAGAACGTTTTTATAAAGTGAATAGAAATAATTTGCACCTCCGAACTTATCCTCATAAATTAGTTGAAAACCGAATTTTCTATAGAAATCTTTTGCACTCCTAGTATAGACTAAGATCCCAATACAGCTGTTCTCAGCACAGTAGTTTAAAGAGTAGGGAATCACGAATTCTTTAACTAAACTACTTCCTATCCCCTTACCTTGATATCTTTTATCTATACCTACCTGTCCTAAAAGTATCACGGGAAGTTTTTTGAAATTTATTAATTCTCCTACTGCCCTTAGGACTCCCGTAAAATTAGCGCCACTTTCATCTACTACTTTCGAAACAAACATGTACCGGGACTGTGGGATTGTTGTATTTTGTTACCCTTTCGGAGTTTAAAATCTCGAGCGAGGGCTGTGGGGCCATTCAAGGTTCCATTGCGAATTGTAATTACAGCAAAAATCGATCAAATAAAGGAAATTGTTAAGCGTGAATACTTCCATAGTCCATACGAGAGCATTCAATTAAATTCATTCCATTTCTTTAAATGAACTGAATTAGTAAAGGGGACGTGAATCACCGAGGCCGTGTTGATTGGAGAGAACTCCCTCAAACGAGCCCTCACTTTAGGGATTACAACATATAGAGAAAGAGTGATATAATTTTACAAATATATTTCAAATAACATGACTGCACGAGAACGCTCCCCCAACAGGCCCCATATTTATAATTCTTTTTCCTTAACTCTACCCATGATCTTAGCTACAATGGGTTCCAACAAATCCGTGACCACAATGAACGCTATCATGACTGAGGTTTTCACGGGTTTGAAACCCGAAAAAATCAGAATTTACAGGGAAGATTCCAACCTACTTGGAGAGAGTAAGAAAACCTTGGAGAAGGCTCTCTCCATCCTGGGCATCCGAGCGGAAGTGGAGGAGAAGGTGGTGGGGGAAGACCTCAGGACATGGAAGGAAGTCCTCTCCAGGGACCAAGTTGACGTTTTCGATGTGACTCCGGGGAGGAAATACATGGCCATAGCAGGGACTTACTCTCACGGGAACTCAGTTAGATACGTCTACATTAAGGAAGAGGTTGAGGGATATCGCATTTTCGGATACATACCTTTCTCTAGGGTAAAGGTTCTCGACGTGAGGAGTGGGGAGAAGGTTGAATTGGATAGGCTTTCGACCCTAGACGCGGATCCCCACTCTAGGCTAGAAAGGGACTCTTTGACGGCCCTCTATAATATCCTGGCAATTCATGGTAAAGTAGAAGTTGATGAAGGAGCTTCTAAAGATGATCGTGAAGACTACGTAGAGCTATGTAAAATGAGGGCCGGAGGGATCAGGTTCAGAGAGGAGGAGGAAATTAGGAAATTTAGGGGAAGTCTGTTCATCGCCGATACCAACACCTACATAAACATCGGCCCTAGATTGAGGGATCTGGTTAACTCCAGGAAAATTAACTTACTTGCCTCGAAGACAGTCTTCGACGAGTTGGTGGGGAAAGTGGTGTCGGGAAGTAAGGATCCCAAGTTATGGAAGTTCTCGCTGGGGGTCGAGAGTTATCGAGATATCCATAAGATTCCCTTTACGAAAGGAGGACAGAGTTACGGCGATAGGAGCCTTATCGAGGAAATAAGGAACATTAAGTCTAACGTCCAGGATCAGGTCATCCTTTTAACAGGGGACAGGGAGTTGAGCACTAAGGCCTCCACCTTGGGGATAAAGACTATCTTCCTGTCACAGGAAACGCAGGGCCACATGGATTACGGGGAATATATCTATTGCTTAAGTAGAAGTGGGAGAGGACTACGTAAACCGACAATTTCCGTTGACGGAAAGGATGTGGTGGAGATCAGGGAAAATCCGGGTACTGAGCTAGGGATTACCCAGGTCGTGACCAAGGATATGAGATACAACTTCGCTAAAGTCCTGGAGTTACTGCAGGAGATCATGAGAAGAGATCAGGGAACCTCATCCTAGGGAGTATAGACGAGGTGATCTTGACTGATAATCAAGAACGTCCAGGAACCAGGAGATTTACGATTCGAGTAAGATGGGGAATTGGCCTATTTCGATCCTCTTTTCCGTGTTCCGTCTCTACGCCCTAAGCCCTACCCAAGTTCTCACTCTCACATTCTTTCCATCAATGTATTACATAGTCCTCTCGTCGTGCTATCGCACCCTGCAAGTCCTTGCGCATAAAGGAAACCCTTGACCTCTCCCTGGATCTCAGGTGTGAAAACTTCGTCATATTTCGTCTTAGGTGTGGCAATCATTAAGTCATCATAATCCTTAGTCCCTGAATTGGTCATATGATCTTGAGTGATCCAATGAACATACTGGGGAGCTTCACCTAGCCTGTCTAACGTGAAACTTAATAGATCTCACAATGTAAATTGTGTTCTATTGCATAATTTTTATATCAGTTAAATCAATAATATTCAGTTTTATATCGTATTTTTATCTTTCAGTGTACTGAGGTACTCTCTCGTTGATCTTTATCAGTATACTGATAAAGGTTTTTAAACACATAGCGAACGTAATCTCGTGAGTGAAATAAAACAGATTCTGCTGGATCAGAGAACGAGGATTGAGAGGAAATTTGAAAAAGAAAAGATCATAGAGAGAGACATTCCTGATCTAAACAAGTACATCTCGCATCCCAACGTCCTGGCCATATTGGGGGTCAGGAGATGCGGTAAATCTACCCTCGCGGAAACGTTGTTGAGAGGGAGGAACTTCGGCTACGTCAACTTCGACGACGATAGGTTGGCGGGCATTAAATTGGAGGACCTATCTCGGATCGAAAAGGCAATCTATGAGCTATTTGGTGAGGTAGAATACTTCCTCCTGGACGAGATCCACAACGTTGATGGTTGGGAGCTCTTCGTAAACAGACTCAGGGAGGAGGGGAAAAAGGTCGTAGTCACAGGGAGTAATTCCAAATTGCTCTCAGGGGAGTTAGCTACAGCGTTGACGGGAAGGCACATTGACTTCACTCTCTATCCTTTCTCCTTCTTAGAATATTTGAGGTTCAAAGGGATTAAGGTTGAGATGAGCAACGACGTTTACACTACCACGTCGGAGACAAACATCAAGAGGGAGTTAGAAAACTACATGAAGATTGGAGGCTTCCCCGAGGCATTGAAAATCTCGGAGGACATGGTTTTCTCCATTTTCTCAGACATAGTGTACAAGGACGTCGTTTCGAGACTGAAGATAAAGAGGATGGAACTTTTTAAGTTGTTCGCAGTAAACCTGCTGAAATACTACTCCAATGAAGTTTCCCTATCTAAACTCTCCAAGACTTTGAAAGTGAGCATCAACACCGTGGAGGAGTGGTTCCACGGATTAGTCAACTCTTACGCAGTGATAACTTCAGAGAGGTACACTCAAAAGCCCAGAGAGGCCATGGTCTCCCCAAAGAAGATTTACGTCGTAGATCCCTCGTTCATATCTTCCATCGCCTTGGATAGCTCCGTGGGAAGGACCATGGAGAACCTAGTGGCGCTACGCCTTGCGATGAGAGGGGAGAAGTTGTTCTACATCAAGGGGAGTAACTACGAAGTGGATTTCCTAACGCATGGTACTGCGATTCAGGTTACCTACGCCTCAGGTAAAGACGAAGTCCCGAGGAGGGAAATTGATGGACTAAACAACGTGAGAGCCAAGGAAAGGATCGTGATTTCGTGGGACTATGAGGACGTGGTAAATAAGGTGAAGTTTATCCCCATTTGGAAATTCTTACTTCACCCTTAGCAGTCACGAAAAGCTACCGACGGGTCATTCGCATCCTTATAGGAAACTTGAATCGTCTTAACGACTAGGCCTCTCATATTAGAGCAGTAAGGAGTAAGAAATGGAGAGCCCAGACTCGGTCACTATCTAATCTACGAGTCCTATTCAAACCGATTAATATCTTTCATTTTCTCAAATTCCAATATTCCCAACTCACTGGCGTTTCTGATAAGTTCTTAGCTAGCGACCGGAGATACTTAGGGTAAATATTTGCTGGAAATACTAACTTAAGCGGTCACTCCGAGAAAGATCCGTCCCTAAACTACAAACAAGGACGAGCTTCAGTATTTCCTATCCTAAAATATTTTTAGATACTCTGGAATAGATATATTATGCAAAGATATAACGACCGGCTACGACAAGCTGAGAGGAATTTAAAGTCGGCTGAAGTAAACATGGAGACACGTCTTTATGAGGAAGTTTGTTACGAATCTCAACAAACAGCTGAGAAGGCTGTTAAGGCTCTTCTTAACTTTCATCACAAGGAGGAGAGGAGTCATTCAATTACTCTCCTACTACAACGTTCAACAGTGTCAGTGCCTAAGGACGTTGAAGTTTGCTGACAAGAGTTGGACAAAGAATATATCCCCTCTCGTTATCCCGATGTATATGATGAAGGGGCACCGGTAGATTATTACAATGAAACGTCGGCCAAACGGTGTCTTGAATGCGGTAAGAGAATTTTGGAGTGGGTGAAGGGGGTTATTGGTGGATCTTTGCAATAAATATTCCAGGTTAAGTCCAAAAGCAGTGATACTCTTCGGTTCCTATGCGAGGGGAGATTACACAAATGAGAGCGACATAGACGTTCTAGTGGTATCAGATTTCTTGCCTAGAGACCCCAGGGAAGGTTTCGGGACGGTGTTCGATCCCAAAGAGCCTAAAATTGAGCCCGTCGCACTTAATACGGAGGTATTCATAAGAAAGCTTAGGAACGGCTCCACATTCATTCTGGAGATAATTGAGGACGGGAAAATACTCTGTGGAGATGAAAAGTTCATATCTGAAATGGGGAAAATTTACGCTGAAGTGAGGAAGAGGTTTAGGAGAGTGGGAAAGACCTGGATGTGGGAGTGAACCAAGTTGCAAACGCGTTCAGTATTAAACGTTCCAGGTGAATTGCTTGGACGATGCTTTGTGGATTACTTCAATTTTTATCAAGCTCAACGTGAAACCTGTTTTTTTAACTTAACGTATGATTTAGAATTTAAGAAAAATCTATAAGCTTAACACCTGAGAAAATTGAAGCGATCCACAAAGCACTTGGACGATTAGAGTTTAAAGAATCGGATGTTAACTACAAATTGTAATTATGGCTGGGACAGCTTGGTTAAGGAAATTGTAAGGCTTGAATTCCTGGGTTAAACGTGAGGAGTGTTCGACTAAATTTGCTCTTTCCTTTAAATGAACTGAATTCTTGATGAGGAAGTAGATCGCCCCGTTCATAAGTTAAGATCCTCACTCACTGCCCTCCATTAATTCCTTAATTAATCTTTCTATCTTTTCCGATATCTCCTTAATCTCATATTTTGGGAAATATGTGTACATGATGTTTCTAGTCTCCCTTACGACGGTAATTAGGTCACTAAATACGTCCTCTTTCCTATTATAAATGCTAAAGCCCGGCTCAAAGCCATTGTACTGATACTGGTGAAGGTCCAATACCATCCTCACAAGGTTTACAATATCAACTCCAATCTTCCTCAGTATTTGTGCTAACGCATACATGCTTTGGGTTGGTACAATGTGGGCTTTCTTCTTAATCCATTCTTTCTCTTCATCACTCTTAGCTAGATTAACCAACTTCTCTTCATTAATAACTACTAGAGCACTTAATAACGCCCTTACAGCACTGAAGGCCTTTCCTGCGGAATTCCTAGTATATCCCCATTTCCACAAAGTAAGTGAAAGGAGGAG containing:
- a CDS encoding nucleotidyltransferase domain-containing protein — protein: MVDLCNKYSRLSPKAVILFGSYARGDYTNESDIDVLVVSDFLPRDPREGFGTVFDPKEPKIEPVALNTEVFIRKLRNGSTFILEIIEDGKILCGDEKFISEMGKIYAEVRKRFRRVGKTWMWE
- a CDS encoding PaREP1 family protein, whose translation is MEKDLYTVGEEYVEARVVESLSDLLLSLTLWKWGYTRNSAGKAFSAVRALLSALVVINEEKLVNLAKSDEEKEWIKKKAHIVPTQSMYALAQILRKIGVDIVNLVRMVLDLHQYQYNGFEPGFSIYNRKEDVFSDLITVVRETRNIMYTYFPKYEIKEISEKIERLIKELMEGSE
- a CDS encoding ATP-binding protein; its protein translation is MSEIKQILLDQRTRIERKFEKEKIIERDIPDLNKYISHPNVLAILGVRRCGKSTLAETLLRGRNFGYVNFDDDRLAGIKLEDLSRIEKAIYELFGEVEYFLLDEIHNVDGWELFVNRLREEGKKVVVTGSNSKLLSGELATALTGRHIDFTLYPFSFLEYLRFKGIKVEMSNDVYTTTSETNIKRELENYMKIGGFPEALKISEDMVFSIFSDIVYKDVVSRLKIKRMELFKLFAVNLLKYYSNEVSLSKLSKTLKVSINTVEEWFHGLVNSYAVITSERYTQKPREAMVSPKKIYVVDPSFISSIALDSSVGRTMENLVALRLAMRGEKLFYIKGSNYEVDFLTHGTAIQVTYASGKDEVPRREIDGLNNVRAKERIVISWDYEDVVNKVKFIPIWKFLLHP
- a CDS encoding GNAT family N-acetyltransferase → MFVSKVVDESGANFTGVLRAVGELINFKKLPVILLGQVGIDKRYQGKGIGSSLVKEFVIPYSLNYCAENSCIGILVYTRSAKDFYRKFGFQLIYEDKFGGANYFYSLYKNVLEIRYNTFSSKP